In the genome of Candidatus Nitrosotenuis sp. DW1, one region contains:
- a CDS encoding V-type ATP synthase subunit F encodes MKIVTIGSRIFVTSFQLAGVQGIVVDNPSEAFSEIKKLADDPDVGLVLISDDISAPITTDLTKLRATKSKPLVFSLPAAGSAKKEVDYRKMLKTILGV; translated from the coding sequence GTGAAGATTGTAACTATTGGTAGCAGAATTTTTGTTACAAGTTTTCAATTAGCCGGAGTTCAAGGAATAGTCGTGGATAATCCGTCTGAGGCATTTTCAGAAATCAAAAAACTAGCCGATGATCCTGACGTGGGTCTGGTTCTGATAAGTGATGATATCTCTGCACCGATCACCACTGATCTGACAAAGCTACGCGCAACAAAATCAAAACCACTCGTGTTCTCATTGCCCGCTGCTGGCAGCGCAAAAAAGGAAGTAGATTACAGAAAAATGCTCAAGACCATTCTAGGGGTCTAA